A portion of the Sus scrofa isolate TJ Tabasco breed Duroc chromosome 5, Sscrofa11.1, whole genome shotgun sequence genome contains these proteins:
- the ERBB3 gene encoding receptor tyrosine-protein kinase erbB-3 — MRANRALQVLGFLLSLARGSEVGNSQAVCPGTLNGLSVTGDAENQYQTLYKLYERCEVVMGNLEIVLTGHNADLSFLQWIREVTGYVLVAMNEFSTLPLPNLRVVRGTQVYDGKFAIFVMLNYNTNSSHALRQLRFTQLTEILSGGVYIEKNDKLCHMDTIDWRDIVRDRDAEIVVKDNGRTCPPCHEACKGRCWGPGPEDCQTLTKTICAPQCNGHCFGPNPNQCCHDECAGGCSGPQDTDCFACRLFNDSGACVRQCPQPLVYNKLTFQLEPNPHTKYQYGGVCVASCPHNFVVDQTSCVRACPPDKMEVDKNGLKICEPCGGLCPKACEGTGSGSRFQTVDSSNIDGFVNCTKILGNLDFLITGLNGDPWHKIPALDPEKLNVFRTVREITGYLNIQSWPPHMHNFSVFSNLTTIGGRSLYNRGFSLLIMKNLNVTSLGLRSLKEISAGRIYISANRQLCYHHSLNWTRLLRGPSEERLDIKHNRPRRDCVAEGRVCDPLCSSGGCWGPGPGQCLSCRNYSRGGVCVTHCNFLNGEPREFAHEGECFSCHSECQPMEGTATCNGSGSDACAQCAHFRDGPHCVSSCPFGVLGAKGPIYKYPDAQNECRPCHENCTQGCKGPELQDCLGQALPLMSKTHLAMALTMVVGLAVVFLILGSTFLYWRGRRIQNKRAMRRYLERGESIEPLDPSEKANKVLARVFKETELRKLKMLGSGVFGTVHKGVWIPEGESIKIPVCIKVIEDKSGRQSFQAVTDHMLAIGSLDHAHIVRLLGLCPGSSLQLVTQYLPLGSLLDHVRQHRGVLGPQLLLNWGVQIAKGMYYLEEHGMVHRNLAARNVLLKSPSQVQVADFGVADLLPPDDKQLLHSEAKTPIKWMALESIHFGKYTHQSDVWSYGVTVWELMTFGAEPYAGLRLAEVPDLLEKGERLAQPQICTIDVYMVMVKCWMIDENIRPTFKELANEFTRMARDPPRYLVIKRESGPGIPPGAEPPALTNKELEEVELEPELDLDLELEAEEDNLAPTLGSALSLPLGTLNRPRASQSLVSPSSGYMPMNQGNLGEACQEPAVCRGSERCPRPASLHPVPRGRLTSESSEGHVTGSEAELQEKVSMCRSRSRSPRPRGDSAYHSQRHSLLTPVTPQSPPGLEEEDVNGYVMPDAHLKGTSSREGTLSSVGLSSVLGTEEEEEDEEYEYMNRRRRCSPARPPRPSSLEELGYEYMDVGSDLSASLGSTQSCPLNPVPTMPNASTTPDEDYEYMNRRRGGGGPGGDYAAMEACPAAEQGYEEMRAFQGPGHHGPQVHYARLKTLRSLEATDSAFDNPDYWHSRLFPKANAQRT, encoded by the exons ATGAGGGCGAACCGGGCTCTGCAGGTGCTGGGCTTCCTCCTCAGCCTGGCCCGGGGCTCCGAGGTGGGCAACTCTCAGGCAG TGTGCCCTGGGACTCTGAACGGGCTGAGTGTGACCGGCGATGCTGAGAACCAGTACCAGACCCTGTACAAGCTCTACGAGAGGTGTGAGGTGGTCATGGGGAACCTGGAGATCGTGCTCACGGGACACAATGCTGACCTCTCCTTTCTGCAG TGGATCCGAGAAGTGACCGGCTATGTCCTCGTGGCCATGAACGAGTTCTCTACGCTGCCACTGCCCAACCTCCGGGTGGTGCGAGGGACCCAGGTCTACGATGGGAAGTTTGCCATCTTTGTCATGTTGAACTACAACACCAACTCCAGCCACGCTCTGCGCCAGCTCCGCTTTACTCAGCTCACCG AGATTCTGTCAGGAGGTGTTTACATTGAGAAGAACGACAAACTTTGTCACATGGACACAATCGACTGGAGGGACATTGTGCGGGACAGAGACGCAGAGATAGTGGTGAAGGACAATGGCAGGACTT GTCCCCCCTGTCATGAGGCGTGCAAGGGACGATGCTGGGGTCCTGGACCAGAAGACTGCCAGACAT TGACCAAGACGATCTGCGCCCCTCAGTGTAATGGTCACTGCTTTGGGCCCAACCCCAACCAGTGCTGCCATGACGAGTGTGCAGGGGGCTGCTCAGGCCCTCAGGACACAGACTGCTTT GCCTGCCGGCTCTTCAATGACAGTGGAGCCTGTGTACGCCAGTGTCCACAGCCTCTTGTCTACAACAAGTTAACTTTCCAGCTGGAACCCAATCCCCACACCAAGTATCAGTATGGAGGAGTTTGTGTAGCCAGCTGCCCCC ATAACTTTGTGGTGGATCAAACATCTTGTGTCAGGGCCTGTCCTCCCGACAAGATGGAAGTAGATAAAAATGGACTCAAGATATGTGAACCTTGTGGGGGCCTGTGCCCCAAAG CCTGTGAGGGGACGGGTTCTGGGAGCCGCTTCCAGACTGTGGACTCGAGCAACATTGATGGATTTGTGAACTGCACCAAGATCTTGGGCAACCTGGACTTTCTTATCACTGGCCTCAATGG AGACCCCTGGCACAAGATCCCTGCTCTGGACCCAGAGAAGCTCAATGTCTTCCGGACAGTGCGCGAGATCACGG GTTACCTGAACATCCAGTCCTGGCCTCCTCACATGCACAACTTCAGTGTCTTTTCCAATCTGACGACCATTGGGGGCAGAAGCCTCTATAA TCGGGGCTTCTCCTTGTTGATCATGAAGAACTTGAATGTAACCTCTCTGGGACTCCGATCCTTGAAGGAAATTAGTGCTGGACGCATCTACATAAGTGCCAATCGGCAGCTCTGCTACCACCATTCTCTGAACTGGACCAGGCTGCTTCGGGGGCCTTCAGAAGAGAGACTGGACATCAAGCATAATCGGCCCCGCAGAGACTGCG TGGCAGAGGGCAGAGTGTGTGACCCGTTGTGCTCCTCCGGGGGATGCTGGGGCCCGGGCCCTGGTCAGTGCCTATCCTGCCGAAACTACAGCCGAGGCGGCGTCTGTGTGACCCACTGCAACTTTCTGAATGG GGAGCCTCGTGAGTTTGCCCATGAGGGTGAATGCTTCTCTTGCCACTCGGAATGCCAACCCATGGAGGGCACTGCCACATGCAATGGCTCG GGCTCTGATGCTTGCGCCCAGTGTGCCCATTTTCGAGATGGGCCCCACTGTGTGAGCAGCTGCCCCTTTGGAGTCCTCGGTGCCAAGGGCCCCATCTACAAGTACCCAGATGCTCAGAACGAATGTCGGCCCTGTCATGAGAACTGCACCCAGGG GTGTAAGGGACCAGAGCTACAAGACTGTTTAGGCCAAGCACTGCCACTGATGAG CAAAACCCACCTGGCAATGGCTTTAACAATGGTAGTAGGACTGGCAGTGGTTTTCCTGATCCTGGGCAGCACTTTTCTGTATTGGCGTGGGCGCCGAATTCAGAATAAGAGGGCTATGAGGCGCTACTTGGAACGGGGTGAG AGCATAGAGCCTCTGGATCCCAGTGAGAAGGCTAACAAAGTCTTGGCCAGAGTCTTCAAAGAAACAGAGCTGAGGAAGCTTAAAATGCTGGGCTCAGGGGTCTTCGGAACTGTGCACAAA GGAGTGTGGATTCCTGAGGGTGAATCCATCAAGATTCCCGTCTGCATTAAAGTCATTGAGGACAAGAGCGGACGGCAGAGTTTTCAAGCTGTGACGGAT CATATGCTGGCCATTGGCAGCCTCGACCACGCCCACATTGTACGGCTGCTGGGACTGTGCCCAGGGTCATCTCTGCAGCTTGTCACGCAGTACTTGCCTCTGGGCTCCCTGCTGGATCATGTGAGACAACACCGGGGGGTACtggggccacagctgctgctcaaCTGGGGAGTACAAATTGCCAAG GGAATGTACTACCTTGAGGAGCATGGCATGGTGCACAGGAACCTGGCTGCCCGAAATGTGCTACTGAAGTCCCCCAGTCAGGTTCAGGTGGCAGATTTTGGGGTTGCTGACTTGCTGCCCCCTGATGATAAGCAGCTACTGCACAGTGAGGCCAAG ACTCCAATTAAGTGGATGGCCCTAGAGAGTATCCACTTTGGGAAATACACACACCAGAGTGACGTCTGGAGCTATG GAGTGACAGTTTGGGAGCTGATGACCTTTGGGGCAGAGCCCTATGCAGGGCTGCGACTGGCTGAAGTACCAGACCTGCTGGAGAAGGGGGAACGGTTGGCACAGCCCCAGATCTGTACTATTGATGTCTACATGGTCATGGTCAAGT GTTGGATGATTGATGAGAACATCCGCCCAACCTTTAAAGAACTAGCCAATGAGTTCACCAGGATGGCCCGGGACCCACCACGGTACCTGGTTATAAAG AGAGAAAGTGGACCTGGGATTCCCCCCGGGGCAGAGCCCCCTGCTCTAACAAACAAGGAACTGGAGGAAGTAGAGCTGGAGCCGGAACTAGACCTGGATCTGGAGTTGGAGGCAGAGGAGGACAACCTGGCCCCCACACTGGGCTCTGCCCTCAGTCTGCCACTTGGAACACTTAATCGGCCACGTGCA AGCCAGAGCCTTGTAAGCCCatcatctggatatatgcctatgAACCAGGGAAATCTTGGGGAGGCTTGCCAG GAGCCTGCAGTTTGTAGGGGTAGTGAACGGTGCCCCCGTCCAGCCTCTCTGCACCCAGTGCCACGGGGACGCCTGACATCAGAGTCATCGGAGGGCCACGTGACAGGCTCTGAAGCTGAGCTCCAGGAGAAGGTATCGATGTGTAGAAGCCGGAGCCGGAGCCCTCGGCCACGAGGAGACAGTGCCTACCATTCCCAGCGCCACAGCCTGCTCACTCCTGTCACCCCACAGTCCCCACCAGGGTTAGAGGAAGAGGATGTCAATGGTTATGTCATGCCAGACGCACACCTCAAAG GTACCTCCTCCCGGGAAGGCACCCTTTCTTCAGTCGGTCTCAGTTCTGTCCTGGGGAccgaggaagaagaagaagatgaggaGTATGAATACATGAACCGGAGGAGAAGGTGCAGTCCAGCTCGTCCCCCAAGGCCAAGTTCCCTCGAGGAGCTGGGTTATGAGTACATGGATGTGGGATCAGACCTCAGTGCTTCCCTGGGCAGCACACAGAGTTGCCCACTCAACCCTGTGCCCACCATGCCCAATGCCAGCACAACTCCAGATGAGGACTATGAATATATGAATCGGCGACGTGGTGGAGGGGGTCCTGGGGGGGATTATGCAGCCATGGAGGCCTGCCCAGCAGCTGAGCAAGGGTATGAAGAAATGAGAGCTTTCCAGGGGCCTGGACACCATGGCCCTCAGGTCCATTATGCCCGCCTCAAAACTCTACGTAGTTTAGAAGCCACTGACTCCGCCTTTGATAACCCGGATTACTGGCATAGCAGGCTTTTCCCCAAGGCTAATGCCCAGAGAACATAA
- the PA2G4 gene encoding proliferation-associated protein 2G4 isoform X1: protein MSGEDEQQEQTIAEDLVVTKYKMGGDIANRVLRSLVEASCSGVSVLSLCEKGDAMIMEETGKIFKKEKEMKKGIAFPTSISVNNCVCHFSPLKSDQDYILKEGDLVKIDLGVHVDGFIANVAHTFVVDVALGTQVTGRKADVIKAAHLCAEAALRLVKPGNQNTQVTEAWNKVAHSFNCTPIEGMLSHQLKQHVIDGEKTIIQNPTDQQKKDHEKAEFEVHEVYAVDVLVSSGEGKAKDAGQRTTIYKRDPSKQYGLKMKTSRAFFSEVERRFDAMPFTLRAFEDEKKARMGVVECAKHELLQPFNVLYEKEGEFVAQFKFTVLLMPNGPMRITSGPFEPDLYKSEMEVQDAELKALLQSSASRKTQKKKKKKASKTAENATSGETLEENEAGD from the exons atGTCGGGCGAGGACGAGCAACAGGAGCAGACTATCGCCGAGGACCTGGTCGTGACCAAGTATAAGATGGGGGGCGACATCGCCAACC GGGTACTTCGGTCTTTGGTGGAAGCTTCCTGTTCAGGTGTGTCGGTACTGAGCCTGTGCGAGAAAGGGGATGCCATGATAATGGAAGAGACAGGgaaaattttcaagaaagaaaaagaaatgaagaaag GTATTGCCTTTCCCACCAGCATTTCAGTAAATAACTGTGTATGTCACTTCTCCCCTTTGAAGAGCGACCAGGACTATATTCTCAAGGAAGGTGACTTGGTAAAAAT TGACCTTGGGGTCCACGTGGATGGCTTCATCGCTAATGTGGCTCACACTTTTGTGGTTGATGTAGCTCTG GGAACCCAAGTAACAGGGCGGAAAGCAGATGTCATTAAGGCAGCTCACCTTTGTGCTGAGGCTGCCCTACGCCTTGTTAAACCTGGAAACCAG AACACACAAGTGACAGAAGCCTGGAACAAAGTTGCCCACTCATTTAATTGCACACCCATAGAAG GTATGCTGTCACACCAGTTAAAGCAGCACGTCATCGATGGAGAGAAAACCATTATCCAGAATCCCACAGACCAGCAGAA GAAGGACCATGAAAAAGCTGAATTTGAGGTACATGAAGTCTATGCTGTGGATGTTCTCGTCAGCTCAGGAGAGGGCAAG GCCAAGGATGCAGGACAAAGAACCACCATTTACAAACGAGACCCTTCTAAGCAGTACGGCCTGAAAATGAAAACTTCACGTGCCTTCTTCAGTGAGGTCGAAAGACGTTTCGATGCCATGCCTTTTACTTTAAG AGCATTTGAAGATGAGAAGAAGGCCCGAATGGGTGTGGTGGAGTGCGCCAAACATGAACTGCTCCAACCATTTAATGTTCTCTATGAGAAGGAGG GTGAATTTGTCGCCCAGTTTAAATTCACAGTTCTACTCATGCCCAATGGCCCCATGCGGATAACCAGTGGTCCCTTTGAGCCCGACCTTTACAAGTCCGAGATGGAGGTCCAGGATGCAGAGCTCAAG GCCCTCCTCCAGAGTTCTGCAAGTCGGaaaacccagaaaaagaaaaaaaagaag GCCTCTAAGACTGCAGAGAATGCCACCAGTGGGGAAACTTTAGAAGAGAATGAAGCTGGGGACTGA
- the PA2G4 gene encoding proliferation-associated protein 2G4 isoform X2: MIMEETGKIFKKEKEMKKGIAFPTSISVNNCVCHFSPLKSDQDYILKEGDLVKIDLGVHVDGFIANVAHTFVVDVALGTQVTGRKADVIKAAHLCAEAALRLVKPGNQNTQVTEAWNKVAHSFNCTPIEGMLSHQLKQHVIDGEKTIIQNPTDQQKKDHEKAEFEVHEVYAVDVLVSSGEGKAKDAGQRTTIYKRDPSKQYGLKMKTSRAFFSEVERRFDAMPFTLRAFEDEKKARMGVVECAKHELLQPFNVLYEKEGEFVAQFKFTVLLMPNGPMRITSGPFEPDLYKSEMEVQDAELKALLQSSASRKTQKKKKKKASKTAENATSGETLEENEAGD; the protein is encoded by the exons ATGATAATGGAAGAGACAGGgaaaattttcaagaaagaaaaagaaatgaagaaag GTATTGCCTTTCCCACCAGCATTTCAGTAAATAACTGTGTATGTCACTTCTCCCCTTTGAAGAGCGACCAGGACTATATTCTCAAGGAAGGTGACTTGGTAAAAAT TGACCTTGGGGTCCACGTGGATGGCTTCATCGCTAATGTGGCTCACACTTTTGTGGTTGATGTAGCTCTG GGAACCCAAGTAACAGGGCGGAAAGCAGATGTCATTAAGGCAGCTCACCTTTGTGCTGAGGCTGCCCTACGCCTTGTTAAACCTGGAAACCAG AACACACAAGTGACAGAAGCCTGGAACAAAGTTGCCCACTCATTTAATTGCACACCCATAGAAG GTATGCTGTCACACCAGTTAAAGCAGCACGTCATCGATGGAGAGAAAACCATTATCCAGAATCCCACAGACCAGCAGAA GAAGGACCATGAAAAAGCTGAATTTGAGGTACATGAAGTCTATGCTGTGGATGTTCTCGTCAGCTCAGGAGAGGGCAAG GCCAAGGATGCAGGACAAAGAACCACCATTTACAAACGAGACCCTTCTAAGCAGTACGGCCTGAAAATGAAAACTTCACGTGCCTTCTTCAGTGAGGTCGAAAGACGTTTCGATGCCATGCCTTTTACTTTAAG AGCATTTGAAGATGAGAAGAAGGCCCGAATGGGTGTGGTGGAGTGCGCCAAACATGAACTGCTCCAACCATTTAATGTTCTCTATGAGAAGGAGG GTGAATTTGTCGCCCAGTTTAAATTCACAGTTCTACTCATGCCCAATGGCCCCATGCGGATAACCAGTGGTCCCTTTGAGCCCGACCTTTACAAGTCCGAGATGGAGGTCCAGGATGCAGAGCTCAAG GCCCTCCTCCAGAGTTCTGCAAGTCGGaaaacccagaaaaagaaaaaaaagaag GCCTCTAAGACTGCAGAGAATGCCACCAGTGGGGAAACTTTAGAAGAGAATGAAGCTGGGGACTGA